One window from the genome of Sardina pilchardus chromosome 12, fSarPil1.1, whole genome shotgun sequence encodes:
- the ccdc25 gene encoding coiled-coil domain-containing protein 25, with product MVFYFTSAVVTPPYTIYMGKDKYENEDLIKYGWPEDIWFHVDKLSSAHVYLRMPKGKTIDDIPKEVLVDCAQLVKNNSIQGCKMNNINVVYTPWGNLKKTGDMDVGQIGFFRQKEVKIVAVEKKINEIVNRLEKTKDERHPDLAAEKESRDREERNEKKAQIQDLRKKEKDETRKKKEAEELRNYTSLMRSENMTTNEDGNDSDEFM from the exons TTGTGACTCCACCCTACACGATCTACATGGGAAAAGATAAATACGAAA ATGAAGACCTTATAAAATATGGATGGCCTGAGGATATTTG GTTTCACGTGGACAAGCTGTCCTCTGCCCATGTGTATCTCAGAATGCCTAAG GGTAAAACAATTGATGACATACCCAAAGAGGTCTTGGTGGATTGTGCACAGCTGGTGAAAAATAACAGCATTCAAG GCTGCAAGATGAATAACATCAATGTTGTCTACACCCCTTGGGGCAACCTCAAGAAAACAGGAGACATGGATGTTGGTCAGATAGGCTTCTTCCGGCAAAAAGAG GTTAAAATCGTAGCAGTAGAGAAGAAAATCAATGAGATCGTCAACCGGCTGGAGAAGACAAAAGACGAGCGACACCCAGACCTGGCGGCAGAGAAAGAGTCCCGAGACCGCGAGGAGCGCAACGAGAAGAAGGCCCAGATCCAGGACCtgaggaagaaggagaaagacgAGACGAGGAAAAAGaaggaggcagaggagctgaG GAATTACACGTCGCTCATGAGGAGTGAAAACATGACCACAAATGAG GACGGAAATGACTCGGACGAGTTCATGTAG